A single genomic interval of Penicillium psychrofluorescens genome assembly, chromosome: 2 harbors:
- a CDS encoding uncharacterized protein (ID:PFLUO_003041-T1.cds;~source:funannotate), whose product MEGFDTMAMPPYLASPLSLGNLQGTDYLNAMPGLDLPDHRSNFDTETFVSSDDIAFQQNNIPHSLKRFPSGYEDPFTDMVAPFDPVPPEQPQDSSIDHNNKLLSFSLPVYHFTLLDYSMRRTSLSVSAQLHGMFFLAESPYTTSPSEHAPPQQGAELTCYRRNLFQITGSVTLPRGMRYIMTDQGDRIPILAQELTVSATESVEGNPVKIISVPWKTPSAAAANSGTAVEESNPSTGAKVEKEPPPIPLDIMAGQDLDTDYATFPIAWKRLQFRVATANNGRRKELQQHFVVRLKVVATLSTGAKISISEVQSGPVIVRGRSPRNFQSRKDLPLSGSAAASRKNQANNAPTLNRTPTSESVPRRASITPAKAKASSGAVQSSSPETTSVPPPSILQQPQMTPDWTSIPQTHQSYFPQSSPEQRSQAAEHQRRVSTVSVGAAAPINLSLLDEEEGGDSSLQLDSTMVTPYNTSEIPPQQISPQQISPQQISPQQISPQQIPPQRAVNLDSSIPPAKMRKMSHSHGLARSTVSSLPLLETANLPHQFASSLPFPNESTDLLYEYFPLGLDDWQAPVDAVYRPHVVHHTNMPEGKFAATRGRNKRYFAAEDVF is encoded by the exons ATGGAGGGCTTCGACACCATGGCTATGCCACCGTATCTGGCCAGTCCGCTGTCCCTCGGAAATCTCCAGGGAACCGACTATCTGAATGCCATGCCGGGCTTGGACCTGCCAGACCACCGGTCCAACTTCGATACCGAGACCTTTGTCAG CAGCGATGATATCGCCTTTCAACAAAACAACATCCCACACTCGCTCAAGCGCTTTCCGTCCGGATATGAGGACCCCTTCACCGATATGGTCGCTCCCTTCGACCCCGTGCCGCCAGAGCAGCCCCAAGATTCCTCCATCGACCACAACAACAAGCTGCTCAGTTTTTCCCTGCCGGTCTACCACTTCACCCTGCTCGACTACTCAATGCGGAGGACATCATTATCCGTGTCGGCGCAGCTACACGGGATGttcttcctggccgagtcGCCTTACACAACTTCGCCTTCGGAGCACGCGCCACCCCAGCAAGGCGCCGAACTGACCTGCTATCGTCGCAATCTGTTCCAAATCACCGGTTCCGTCACCCTGCCGCGAGGGATGCGCTATATCATGACCGATCAAGGCGACCGCATTCCAATTCTCGCCCAGGAGCTCACCGTCTCGGCCACCGAATCTGTCGAGGGGAACCCGGTTAAGATCATCTCTGTGCCATGGAAAACACCGTCGGCAGCCGCTGCCAACTCCGGCACAGCGGTCGAAGAGAGCAACCCCAGCACGGGTGCcaaggtggagaaggaacCGCCACCAATCCCGCTGGACATCATGGCTGGACAAGACCTGGACACCGACTACGCGACCTTTCCCATCGCCTGGAAGCGTCTGCAGTTTCGCGTGGCCACCGCCAACAATGGACGTCGGAAGGAATTACAACAACATTTCGTGGTTCGGCTCAAGGTGGTCGCCACGTTGTCGACCGGCGCCAAGATCTCCATCTCGGAGGTGCAGTCGGGGCCGGTCATCGTTCGTGGCCGCAGCCCACGGAACTTTCAATCCCGCAAAGACCTGCCACTGAGCGGCAGTGCTGCCGCCTCTCGCAAGAATCAAGCAAACAACGCGCCAACACTCAACCGCACACCAACTAGCGAGTCCGTCCCACGCCGCGCCAGTATCACCCctgccaaggccaaggcctCATCGGGTGCCGTGCAGAGCAGCTCCCCAGAGACAACGTCCGTTCCCCCACCTAGCATCCTTCAGCAACCGCAAATGACGCCAGACTGGACGTCGATCCCGCAGACACATCAGTCCTACTTTCCTCAGTCCAGTCCAGAACAACGTTCTCAGGCAGCTGAGCACCAACGCCGTGTGAGCACTGTGTCCGTTGGTGCTGCAGCACCGATCAACTTGTCCCtgctggatgaagaagagggcgGGGATTCCAGTCTTCAACTAGACTCCACGATGGTGACTCCTTACAATACTAGCGAGATCCCCCCGCAGCAGATCTCTCCTCAGCAGATCTCTCCTCAGCAGATTTCTCCCCAGCAGATTTCCCCTCAACAGATTCCTCCGCAGCGGGCCGTCAACCTCGACTCATCCATTCCGCCGGccaagatgcgcaagatgTCTCATTCCCATGGCCTGGCGCGCAGCACCGTGTCGTCCTTGCCTTTACTGGAGACGGCCAATCTGCCGCACCAGTTTGCATCTTCGCTGCCCTTCCCGAACGAGAGTACCGATCTGCTGTACGAGTACTTCCCTCTCGGACTGGATGACTGGCAGGCACCCGTCGATGCCGTCTACCGGCCGCATGTCGTCCACCACACCAACATGCCCGAGGGGAAATTCGCCGCCACCCGTGGGCGGAATAAGCGCTACTTCGCCGCAGAAGATGTCTTCTGA
- a CDS encoding uncharacterized protein (ID:PFLUO_003042-T1.cds;~source:funannotate) translates to MQCYTELLPPTGVTHALAVPFLSATARNLIVVRTSLLQIFTLLNVSPQPTSESVDNASQETTTKLVLEKEYPLPGTVTDLSRVKILNSKSGGEAILLAVRNAKLSLIEWDPERQGISTISIHYYERDDLTRSPWVPDLSQCGSILSVDPSSRCAVYNFGIRNLAILPFHQAGDDLVMDDYDSELDGERPGPKDEAEADKSKDAAAHQTPYASSFVLPLAALDPSLLHPISLAFLYEYREPTFGILYSQVATSNALIHERKDVMFYAVFTLDLEQRASTTLLSVSRLPSDLFKVVALPPPVGGALLIGSNEIVHVDQGGKTNAVGVNEFSRQVSSFSMTDQSNLACRLEGCVVERLGGDSGDLLLALSSGQMALIKFKLDGRSVSGLTVHALPAHTGGDFMKSAASCSTCFGDGNVFIGSEDSDSVLLEWISAKRLRAESKQTANGLEDSAEDDQMEDDAYEDDLYSTAPELTQLDQRTSFANSTPDFYHFRLQDRLSSIGPLRDITLGKSLPVTKSMNSTRIDSVSAELELVAAHGSDKGSGLVVVKREIDPSTTMSMQIDGADGVWSATVTNAKGVLSSPNQVESNTSRQYVIITRPTDAEKESSEVRVVEGQELKPFTAPDFNPNEDQTVDIGSLADGTRVIQVLQNEVRSYDMDLGLSQIYPVWDDEETSEERVAVSASFADPYLVIVRDDASLLLLQVDESRDLDEVSLPTEITSLTWRSACLYHDKTRAFAVTEPTSHNDTLMFSLDVEYKLSIFRLSDLKLVSVVEGIDCLQPVLSAEPPRRSNTRETLTEAIVANLGDQSCSFPYLILRTDGDDIFVYKPVLTSSDLDDGGLQSLRFYREANHTLPRTPSHATSAQQDEDQQRFRPLRILPDVSGLSAVFMPGESAGFIIRTPASSPHIVRLRGGFARWLSSFDSSATGCEKGFIYVDSKECVRACQLPPGTQFDYSWTLRKIPMEEQVDFLAYSSSSETYVLATSQQVDWKLPDDDELHPEWRNESMSFSPKVTQSSIQVVSPKTWTVIDSYPLDPAEHVTAVKNVSLELSESGNERRDMIVVGTAIAKGEDIPARGCIYVFNVANVVPDPEKPESGRKLKLIGKEPVKGAVTALSGIGGQGFVIVAQGQKCLVRGLKEDGSLLPVAFMDMQCYVNVAKELKGTGMCILGDAVRGLWFVGYSEEPYKMTLFGKDSEYLEVVAADFLPDGNKLYILIADTDCNLHVLQYDPEDPKSSNGDRLLSRSKFYTGNFASTVTLLPRTAVSSELIAPNEDEMDLDESLSNHQVLVTAQNGSLALVTTVAEESYRRLSALQSQLTNTLEHPGGLNPRAFRAVESDGTAGRGMVDGNLLRQWLDLSRQRQAEIAGRVGATEWEIRADLESIGGNGLGYL, encoded by the exons ATGCAGTGCTATACGGAGCTACTACCCCCAACTGGGGTCACCCATGCCTTGGCTGTTCCTTTTCTTTCGGCAACCGCCAGGAATCTGATTGTCGTTAGAACATCTCTTTTACAAATATTCACTCTGCTCAATGTGTCTCCTCAGCCGACATCCGAAAGTGTCGACAATGCCAGCCAAGAGACAACGACAAAACTAGTCCTCGAGAAGGAGTACCCTCTCCCAGGAACGGTGACAGATTTAAGCCGGGTCAAGATCTTGAACTCCAAAAGCGGCGGTGAAGCTATTCTGCTTGCAGTTCGAAACGCCAAACTGAGCTTGATCGAGTGGGACCCCGAGCGCCAGGGCATTTCtaccatctccatccactACTATGAACGAGATGACTTGACCCGCAGCCCGTGGGTTCCCGACCTGAGCCAGTGTGGCAGTATCCTCAGCGTGGATCCAAGCAGTAGGTGTGCGGTGTACAATTTTGGGATTCGCAACCTGGCCATTCTGCCTTTTCATCAGGCCGGAGATGACCTGGTGATGGACGATTACGACTCGGAGCTCGACGGCGAACGCCCTGGCCCCAAGGATGAAGCGGAAGCCGACAAAAGCAAAGACGCAGCAGCACACCAGACGCCCTACGCTTCGTCGTTTGTTCTGCCATTGGCGGCCTTGGATCCGTCTTTACTGCATCCCATAAGTCTTGCATTTCTATACGAATATAGGGAGCCGACATTTGGCATATTGTATTCACAAGTTGCAACCTCCAATGCTCTTATTcacgaaagaaaagacgtGATGTTCTACGCTGTTTTCACGCTAGATCTGGAGCAGCGGGCATCCACGACTCTACTTTCGGTTTCAAGATTGCCGAGCGACTTGTTCAAAGTGGTTGCCCTCCCGCCCCCCGTGGGTGGAGCTCTGCTCATTGGTTCGAATGAGATTGTACATGTTGACCAAGGCGGCAAGACCAACGCTGTAGGTGTCAACGAGTTTTCCAGACAGGTCTCATCCTTTTCGATGACAGATCAGTCAAATCTGGCTTGTCGACTGGAGGGCTGTGTGGTCGAGCGCCTCGGCGGCGATAGTGGTGATCTGCTACTGGCACTTTCGTCGGGGCAGATGGCGCTGATCAAGTTCAAGCTCGATGGACGCTCAGTGTCCGGCCTCACAGTTCACGCTTTACCTGCACACACAGGTGGAGATTTTATGAAGTCAGCTGCATCATGCTCAACTTGCTTCGGCGATGGCAACGTCTTCATCGGTAGCGAGGACTCAGATTCCGTGCTTTTGGAGTGGATCTCCGCAAAAAGACTTCGGGCTGAATCAAAGCAAACGGCCAACGGCCTTGAAGATTctgcagaagatgaccaaATGGAAGACGACGCGTACGAAGATGATCTGTATTCTACGGCCCCTGAACTGACGCAGCTCGACCAACGTACATCGTTCGCGAACTCGACTCCTGACTTCTATCATTTCCGATTGCAGGATCGGCTTTCCAGCATCGGTCCTTTGAGAGACATCACTCTAGGCAAATCTTTGCCAGTCACGAAGAGCATGAATTCCACACGCATTGACAGTGTTTCCGCCGAGTTGGAATTGGTGGCAGCCCATGGTTCGGACAAAGGGAGCGGTCTTGTGGTTGTGAAGCGAGAGATTGACCCTTCTACAACCATGTCTATGCAAATTGATGGTGCTGATGGTGTCTGGTCGGCCACCGTGACCAATGCCAAAGGGGTTTTGTCCAGTCCCAATCAAGTGGAAAGCAATACCTCCCGTCAATATGTGATTATCACACGGCCCACAGATGCAGAAAAGGAATCATCTGAAGTTCGTGTGGTAGAGGGGCAAGAATTGAAGCCTTTCACAGCCCCCGATTTCAATCCGAATGAAGATCAAACCGTCGATATCGGATCGTTGGCAGATGGTACTCGAGTGATTCAAGTCTTGCAGAATGAGGTTAGAAGTTACGACATGG ATTTGGGGTTGTCACAAATCTACCCCGTGTGGGACGATGAAGAAACTAGCGAGGAGCGCGTGGCTGTGAGCGCAAGCTTCGCTGATCCCTATCTTGTGATCGTTCGGGACGATGCAAGTCTGTTGCTCTTGCAAGTGGATGAAAGCCGTGATCTTGATGAGGTGTCACTTCCTACTGAGATCACTTCATTGACATGGCGCTCTGCCTGTCTGTATCATGACAAAACTAGAGCCTTCGCGGTCACCGAGCCGACCTCCCATAACGATACCCTGATGTTTTCACTGGACGTTGAATATAAGCTCTCG ATATTCCGATTGTCTGATTTGAAGCTGGTATCGGTCGTCGAAGGCATTGATTGTCTGCAACCAGTACTTTCAGCCGAACCACCCAGACGGTCCAATACGCGGGAAACTCTGACCGAAGCGATTGTTGCCAATCTTGGTGACCAGTCTTGCTCCTTTCCTTACTTGATC CTGCGGACCGATGGCGATGATATTTTTGTTTACAAGCCAGTGTTAACATCGTCTGATCTTGACGATGGGGGTTTGCAGAGCCTGCGATTCTATCGGGAAGCCAACCACACCCTGCCGAGGACGCCTTCACATGCGACTTCTGCTCAACAAGATGAGGATCAACAGCGATTTAGGCCTCTCCGAATCTTGCCTGACGTGTCGGGACTAAGCGCCGTTTTCATGCCTGGAGAATCGGCGGGATTCATCATTAGAACGCCAGCGAGCTCACCACACATTGTGCGTCTCAGAGGTGGATTTGCTCGATGGCTGAGTAGCTTTGATTCGTCAGCCACGGGCTGTGAGAAAGGTTTCATCTATGTGGATTCCAAG GAATGCGTCCGCGCCTGCCAATTACCCCCAGGAACCCAATTCGACTATTCGTGGACGTTGCGCAAGATTCCCATGGAAGAACAGGTTGATTTCTTGGCCTATTCGTCATCCTCTGAGACCTATGTTCTCGCAACAAGTCAGCAGGTTGATTGGAAACTACCAGATGACGATGAGCTGCATCCTGAATGGCGCAATGAAT CGATGTCATTTTCCCCCAAAGTCACCCAGAGCTCCATCCAGGTCGTCAGTCCTAAAACGTGGACAGTGATCGATAG CTATCCTTTGGATCCCGCTGAACATGTAACTGCCGTAAAAAACGTCAGTTTGGAGCTTTCGGAGTCTGGCAATGAGCGCAGAGATatgatcgtcgtcggcacTGCTATTGCCAAGGGTGAAGATATACCCGCCCGTGGTTGTATCTATGTTTTTAACGTGGCCAATGTGGTCCCGGACCCCGAAAAGCCCGAGTCTGGCCGCAAACTCAAGTTGATCGGAAAAGAGCCTGTGAAGGGCGCGGTTACGGCGCTGTCGGGCATCGGCGGCCAAGGCTTCGTGATAGTAGCTCAAGGTCAGAAGTGTTTGGTTCGTGGGTTGAAGGAGGATGGCAGTCTTCTTCCCGTGGCATTTATGGACATGCAATGCTACGTCAACGTCGCGAAAGAACTAAAGGGCACAGGGATGTGCATCCTGGGAGACGCGGTGAGGGGGCTTTGGTTTGTCGGATACTCG GAGGAGCCCTACAAGATGACGCTCTTCGGCAAGGACTCGGAATACCTGGAGGTTGTGGCCGCGGATTTTCTTCCCGATGGAAACAAGCTTTACATTCTGATCGCTGATACCGACTGTAACCTACACGTTCTACAGTACGATCCAGAAG ATCCAAAGTCCTCCAATGGCGATCGACTGCTCAGCCGAAGTAAATTCTACACGGGCAACTTTGCATCCACTGTGACCCTACTACCACGTACTGCCGTCTCATCCGAGCTCATCGCCCCCAACGAGGACGAAATGGACTTGGATGAGAGCCTGTCCAACCACCAAGTGCTCGTCACGGCACAGAATGGATCCCTGGCGCTTGTGACCACTGTCGCAGAAGAGTCGTACCGCCGACTGTCAGCCCTGCAGTCACAACTAACCAACACTTTGGAGCATCCTGGTGGGTTGAACCCACGCGCATTCCGTGCCGTGGAGAGTGATGGCACTGCGGGACGAGGGATGGTCGATGGCAACCTGCTACGCCAGTGGCTAGACCTGAGTCGGCAACGCCAGGCCGAGATCGCCGGCCGGGTTGGTGCAACGGAATGGGAAATTCGAGCTGATTTGGAAAGCATCGGTGGGAATGGACTTGGCTATCTGTGA
- a CDS encoding uncharacterized protein (ID:PFLUO_003043-T1.cds;~source:funannotate), with the protein MALLQTSLIGVVYAVVIVLLLAVASVFIYIYQTPRDRSPAVTLTCIVAITCLLATALLLPVDVALVSSTTSSKLGQRKDWATQDEVDKITYSLTIVYYTLYSLDALLCLLVIPFTYFWYEEYDEVSNETGEQTIGQRLWGALKYTISFVAIVIILFIVGFFVPVSSKNKSGMDLDYFKKLLTENHGERALTFALGLLMTIGLCLYVLYTSSGLALFPISLIKTAPSISSPSLQANTEVQLETNRERQRQLEGRCGGNPDHLSSKDRRELDTLIREERTLIRRQRLVEEAQGEGRSWLMKAWYKIGAIFRPFKLLFGILLLLIALVTWVSMLLTAIDKAKNSVCKHRCGYILGHVNIFNPVNWALVQSAKVFPIDYVIFTILVLLLFCSSVAGIAAVGIRFLWIRIFEIRKGHTSPQALLLATALVMLIILALNYSISMVVAPQYATFGPQTFCDRTPRSPLEQPDCSDARELIKPCSELAANNSAAQRVCTPSVVSTFLNRVTLNFPFFGVVFFWGQFFFLGLYLIVFVTSLVRSPKLDERQLDEDAEEAEEEGLLASTGRRFNATWQDISGRAS; encoded by the exons ATGGCGCTGCTCCAGACGTCCCTCATCGGGGTGGTGTATGCAGTGGTGATCGTTCTTCTGCTTGCAGTGGCCTCGGTATTTATCTATATCTATCAGACCCCTCGAGACCGCTCGCCAGCAGTAACTCTGACATGCATTGTCGCCATTACCTGTCTTCTTGCGACAGCGCTTTTGCTACCTGTGGATGTCGCTCTTGTTTCCTCGACTACATCTTCCAAACTGGGCCAGCGCAAGGACTGGGCTACCCAagacgaggtcgacaagATCACTTATTCCCTGACCATCGTCTACTACACCCTCTATTCGCTGGACGCCCTCCTCTGTCTCCTGGTCATCCCCTTTACCTATTTCTGGTATGAGGAATATGATGAGGTTTCCAACGAAACGGGAGAGCAAACGATCGGGCAGCGCCTTTGGGGTGCCTTGAAGTATACCATATCTTTTGTTGCGATCGTAATCATCCTTTTCATTGTCGGATTCTTCGTGCCCGTGTCATCAAAGAATAAAAGTGGCATGGACTTGGATTATTTCAAGAAGTTGCTGACGGAAAACC ACGGCGAACGTGCGCTGACTTTTGCGCTTGGGCTCTTGATGACAATCGGGCTCTGTCTCTACGTCCTGTATACCTCTTCGGGTCTGGCTCTTTTCCCTATCAGTCTGATCAAGACTGCACCATCTATCTCCAGTCCCAGTCTCCAAGCCAACACGGAAGTGCAGCTCGAGACAAACCGTGAGCGGCAGCGACAACTAGAAGGCCGTTGTGGGGGAAATCCAGACCATCTATCATCTAAAGATCGCCGGGAGCTCGATACTTTGATACGGGAGGAGCGAACTCTCATTCGGCGACAACGTCTGGTCGAAGAGGCCCAGGGCGAGGGTCGCAGCTGGTTGATGAAGGCTTGGTACAAGATTGGGGCAATTTTCCGCCCGTTCAAGCTCCTGTTCGGCATTCTCCTGCTTTTGATTGCCCTCGTCACATGGGTCTCGATGCTTCTGACGGCAATCGACAAGGCCAAAAACTCCGTCTGCAAGCACCGATGTGGATATATTCTCGGCCACGTCAATATTTTCAACCCGGTCAACTGGGCCCTTGTTCAATCGGCCAAGGTATTCCCCATCGATTATGTCATTTTCACCATTCTcgttctgctgctgttttgCAGCTCCGTTGCTGGGATTGCTGCTGTGGGAATTCGCTTCTTGTGGATTCGAATCTTTGAAATTCGCAAGGGCCATACCTCTCCCCAGGCCCTCCTTTTGGCGACTGCCCTGGTAATGCTGATCATATTGGCACTGAATTATTCCATTTCCATGGTGGTTGCCCCCCAATACGCAACATTTGGCCCTCAGACATTCTGTGATCGCACTCCTCGTTCCCCTCTGGAACAACCTGATTGCTCGGATGCTAGGGAGCTTATCAAACCGTGCTCGGAATTGGCAGCAAATAACTCTGCCGCGCAACGAGTGTGCACGCCGAGTGTTGTCAGCACATTCCTCAATCGCGTTACTTTGAATTTCCCTTTCTTCGGTGTTGTATTCTTCTGGGGAcaatttttcttcttgg GGCTGTATCTGATTGTCTTTGTCACTTCGCTTGTTCGCTCACCCAAGCTGGACGAGAGACAGCTCGATGAAGACGCcgaagaggcagaagaggaagggctGTTGGCCAGCACTGGAAGACGCTTCAATGCTACTTGGCAAGATATCAGTGGCCGGGCGAGTTGA
- a CDS encoding uncharacterized protein (ID:PFLUO_003044-T1.cds;~source:funannotate), whose protein sequence is MDKEEHLAHSLEACDWEQLQHRYIDAMDEHGRMEENLRAEAATLLEIFTAWSQTTVLQDENRAFKRFKTQMQHVQHSEVNVEHKKQHYVEVVKAFESALKLLNEQLRG, encoded by the exons ATGGACAAGGAGGAACATCTGGCCCACAGCCTGGAAGCTTGTGACTGGGAACAGCTGCAACACCGCTATATCGACGCGATGGATGAGCATGGCCGAATGGAAGAGAACCTGCGTGCCGAAGCTGCAACGCTGCTCGAG ATCTTTACGGCGTGGTCTCAGACTACAGTGCTGCAAGATGAAAACAGAGCTTTTAAAAG GTTCAAGACTCAGATGCAGCATGTGCAGCACTCGGAAGTCAACGTGGAGCACAAGAAGCAACACT ACGTGGAAGTTGTGAAAGCTTTTGAAAGTGCACTGAAATTGCTCAACGAGCAGCTCAGGGGATGA
- a CDS encoding uncharacterized protein (ID:PFLUO_003045-T1.cds;~source:funannotate), with protein sequence MSCHTCSRSPHARLPFYCPTCARNQLYQLRIDSTHVLLERAVLGQQIESVVTDGNHQRRSVETIPDSSRRWTIQAITTRQAESSSRREGLSRQIDDLKSEIRDKQAHISGFKTRLSRRHSDAESAKYQLSEREAGILTGVQNTTKRTEHLWHSLHSKTAEARIFLCREAANLYGLRQKVSRKGQVPGGYAIGGILIKDLRDMNGKFSVYDNVLGGGILTRGNAGATPAQISTSLSNIAHLLVLVSHYLSLRLPAEVTLPHRNYPTATIYAPAGSYRTRETPENAPRSSSSSPTASKTAERRIHLPRPRPLTIEKPLTKLVKEDPGTYALFLEGATLLAWNVAWLCRTQGINLASESWEDVCDIGKNIWQLLVAPPTPASTLMRAFAGRDIPAQMTSAKESPKTTIQRTKSFPMLGHYSHGTAHSFLGASEGTEFMRSWKLPSATKIVDKLKAILLGEMASAEWELLEEQEWHEEATGQPSSSKWTKLK encoded by the coding sequence ATGAGCTGCCACACATGTTCCCGCTCTCCTCATGCTCGCCTGCCCTTCTACTGTCCAACATGTGCCCGCAACCAGCTCTATCAGCTTCGCATCGACAGCACCCACGTTCTCCTGGAGCGAGCAGTTCTAGGGCAGCAGATCGAATCCGTAGTGACCGATGGAAATCATCAACGAAGGTCTGTGGAGACCATTCCTGACTCGTCGCGACGCTGGACCATCCAAGCGATCACTACTCGGCAAGCCGAGTCGTCGTCCAGAAGAGAGGGCCTTTCTCGTCAGATCGATGACTTGAAATCAGAGATTAGGGACAAACAGGCCCACATCTCCGGGTTCAAGACACGCCTATCTCGCAGACATTCTGATGCGGAATCCGCCAAGTATCAACTTTCGGAGCGAGAAGCGGGGATTCTGACCGGCGTCCAAAACACAACGAAGAGGACGGAGCACCTGTGGCACTCTCTGCACAGCAAGACGGCAGAGGCGCGCATCTTCCTCTGTCGGGAAGCGGCGAATCTATACGGTCTACGGCAGAAAGTCTCGAGGAAAGGACAAGTTCCAGGAGGCTATGCAATTGGTGGAATCCTGATCAAAGACTTGAGAGACATGAATGGCAAGTTTTCCGTTTACGATAATGTTCTGGGAGGGGGGATATTAACAAGAGGTAATGCAGGTGCTACGCCAGCCCAGATCTCGACGTCCCTCTCCAATATCGCCCACCTGCTTGTCCTTGTCTCACATTACTTGTCATTACGACTCCCCGCCGAAGTGACTCTCCCACATCGAAACTACCCGACAGCTACCATCTACGCACCGGCTGGGTCATATCGCACGCGTGAGACTCCGGAAAACGCTCCTCgatcctcctcatccagtCCGACGGCATCGAAAACCGCCGAGCGACGCATCCACTTGCCACGCCCCAGGCCTCTGACAATTGAAAAACCGCTGACCAAGCTCGTCAAGGAGGACCCGGGAACATATGCTCTCTTTCTCGAAGGGGCTACGCTGCTCGCCTGGAACGTTGCATGGCTTTGTCGGACTCAAGGCATCAATCTGGCCTCGGAGTCATGGGAAGACGTGTGTGACATTGGAAAGAACATTTGGCAGCTCCTGGTCGCCCCGCCCACGCCAGCGTCAACTCTCATGCGAGCCTTTGCGGGTCGGGACATTCCGGCCCAGATGACGAGCGCCAAAGAGTCACCCAAGACGACGATCCAGCGGACCAAATCTTTTCCCATGCTGGGACACTATTCTCACGGCACAGCACATTCCTTCCTCGGGGCCTCGGAGGGAACTGAGTTCATGCGAAGCTGGAAACTGCCGAGCGCGACGAAGATCGTGGACAAGTTGAAGGCGATTCTACTTGGGGAGATGGCGAGCGCGGAATGGGAATTACTGGAAGAGCAGGAATGGCATGAGGAGGCAACAGGCCAGCCATCTAGTAGCAAGTGGACGAAGCTGAAGTAG